The genomic window TATTAAAGACCTCCAAATATGACCCTAAAGGTGAGTTCATCCATTTTCAGCATCCCCTGTTACTGTAAGCTTTCACTAAATGATTTAACAAAATTCCATGTTCTACTTCTTTCTACGATCCAGGTGAGCACATAGCCCCCCTTCTTGACAGCCATAATTTCTTCATGTAACTTTCGATGAGAGGTTGTTCAAGCTTACCAAGAGGTCTATTGGGAACTGGAGTTGAAATTTGCTTTATTAAGGTTTGCACATTTAAAGCACCTTCATCTGCTGGACTTGAAGTTTCCCCCAGAACAAGTTTAGTAGCCTACTGGAGGAGCAGTTATGTGTGTAAAAATAAACTTTTCATtttgtgttgaaattgtgatCTTGCTTGTCTGTGTCTGTGCTATCTATTCCGTACTGTTAGTGCTAAAACTGAATTGGTGTTTGAGGATTTTATCATAAACTCGAGTACTTTCTGTTGTGCTTTATTTGTTTAGTAGACTAGTATGCTGTGATTTAGCTTCAGATCTATTATTCTGTTTTTCCGCCTTCTGGGGCGAAACTAGAAAGGAAACATAGTATATCATGGGTATAatgacctttttttttctttgtcctctaactttacaaaaatgttattttagttattcatttttttaaccttttaaatttataattttttatcaaatcagcTCAAATGGGtggaaaagttaacatttgttagtTTTATTGATGTGGCATATAGGTGGATCATcatatagatgatattttaatatttaattaatttattaaaaattttagaatatatatttttatattttttaatgatttttaatttttagaaatagtttttataatttttttgaatttttaaaattttaaaaaattaattaaatgtaaacaTATTATCCATGGACTAGTTCTCGTGTatataacattaacaaaatttaaaaatgctaatttaaaaaataatatttttatttttatttttataaaattaaatgatcAAATAATGTATTATACGGACTTATGGGGCGGCCTTCTCcttttaaaaccataaacaattcTTCTATATCATTATTATCAGCCCAAAAGTAGGCCAACAGAACAAATAACAGAAAAGAACGAACAAATTAGATCTCAGAATATTGCAAATTTTGAAActataacttaaaattttgaaaaacgcATTTGTTTTAGGTCAATAGTGAATACAAGTACAAGTACAAGTGAAAAATATTGATAATACCTCATACCTATAAGTATCGAATTCTCAGCTCAAAACACCCTCACATGTCACACAACTCACAAGAGGCAAGCCCCATCCGCGTCCCAGCCTTTTCTGTCTCCAAATTACAAAACACCCCccacgaatttttttttattttttggttcttCTAAATCTAAAGTAATGGAACACAAGAGATAATTAGATTATAGTACTCGTAAGAAAATAGGAGGAGGAAAAGAGGggtgaaaggaaaagaaaagaggcTTTTTCATTTTTCCCACCTGAAGAAACGAAAATCAAACAGTCTTTTTTCTCAATCCCTCTCTAACAATGAGTCTCTTCGGTCTTGGAAGGTGagttttaatttctacttttagAGAAGTTTATCTTAAAATGCTTTGTTATTTTCCCTTTAATTAATCTTCTTTTCGTTaattccttcttcttcttttttgcttaTTGCCAATTGCTGCTCATAATTTGCATGTCAGATCTATTATACTTTTGCAGCCTTTTTCTGATTCAAGATCAACCAGCAActctaccttttttttttaacctTCATTAAGTTTAATTCAGATTCTAAAAACATTTCATCTATCATCCTGATTTTACTCCCTGATTCTTTCGTTCCTCTGTTAACTGTAACAACCACAATCCAATTGTTGCTTTTGTTAATTCAATCCCGTTGAGGTCAATTCAATCATTGATCATGATTTCTGCTGTGAAAATTTTGcttatattattatgttaaagAAAATCAGTAGCGAATCTTAATGCATGTTGAACTTCTCTTAATGTTCTGGTGTTAAGCAATTAATGATATGTTCTGATTGCTTGCGATTCATTTGGTTCAATGTTAGAACTAGGATTAAAAGCTATGTAACCATGGTTTGTTTTCATGATTGGCAACATTAGAAAGGTCGAAAAGGTCAAGAGCTGAACTCTTGGTTTTTTTTAACCTTCAAAGTTATATTGCCATAATCCAGAAGTTTTAGCTTTGTATCATGAAGCGTCGCAAACTAGGTTTGTTGGCACTTTGCAGCCATTGTTTGAAGATTTGTGGTGGCTGAATGAAGTTGAGGAAGTTGAATCAACTGGAAGAGAAACAGGAATGTACAAATGTAGTCTAATGGGAGctaattaattttctaaaagcCAATTGTATGATCAGTTTCAAAGGATGCAGGAGATCTTCTATAGTCTTCAGTAAGATAGGAGTTTGGGCGATTTGTATTGCTCTCAATCATGTATATGCGTCCATGTATGCATGATCAGCATTGTTCATTATTTCAAGCCATTAAAAGAGAAACacactgaaaaatattttttatattttgcttAGATCTAATTACTCTGAACTATATTGTTTTGAATCTTTATCCTAACATAACATGCAGTACGGATATGCAATACCTTCAATGTACAAAAGCTGTtatgatcatatatatatatggagtaACTTCAAACTACACAAGCTATGCTATGATCCTATATATAGAGAGAGGAATTAGTGAAACATTGAACGTACCTATTTTAGATGTGTgtatatttctatttctattccCACGTCTGAGCAGTATCTTTTCAGTTGAGATTTTCTGCTAATAAATTGCTCTGAAAACAGAAATCAGAGAACATTCCGCCCCAAAAAAAGTGCACCTTCTGGAAGTAAGGTTGGTTACTTGTTCCTTCTTTATCTCTTTAATAAAGCATAATTAGTATTGTTCATCTCCTGCCTGTTAGAATTTGATATGATATGTTCTCTTACTCTGTGCTTGAATCTGGATTGTTAATTTGATCTGATCACCTTCACAATTCCCCCCTTTGGAAATAAATGTTTTCCTCTTTATGACGACTAATAACTTCTTGGGTGCGAGCGTGCAACTTTAGCACACTGGAAGTCTATTAGAAGGTGTCCAGAAATATAATAAAAGCAAGCCGAACTTAACACCTAAGATCTAATGCATCCAAAAACCTAAAAAAAGACCCTGGAAAATTGGCTTTATTTGCAAACAATCTAAGAAAAGGAGCtactgtattttttatttaatgcctTCTGCTGATTCTTCAACTTGGGTTTTTAGCTACTTGAATGGTTGCCATTATTTATTTGCAAACAAACTAAGAATTCCCACCTTACCTAtcgagaaagaagaaaagctcaCTTTGCCATTCATATTTCTGTTTTTTAGATTTCATCACTTTTGAAGTCACTGGTTCAGAAAATAACTTTACGTTACAGTGTCTCCTTGAATTTTCAGCAGCAAAGTTGAAATTCTACAAACTTCAATGCTATACTCGCATGCATGACGGTCCTACAGCCTCACCTGTGGGACCCACTCACGAATGTTAGCAAGCGTTATATACACGTACTACATGTGATAATTGTTTTACTAAACAAGCTTCTATGTCTAAACTCTAAACATGGTTAGTATTAATGTGTGGTTGGATATGATAATAATTATTAGCCTTTTTCTGGTTCCTCTACAGTTCTTGAGAGTTGTCTTATTTATTGTGTCTTTATTATAAAATACTTTCTGGACTTCAGTCTTCTATATTAGTGGCTTAGCAGTCTTTGCAGTTCTCATCCTAGTGTTGTAATTTGACATAATGCAGGGCGCACAGCTTAAAAAGCACATTGATGCTACCCTGGGCAGTGGAAACCTAAGGGAAGCAGTGAGGCTACCTCCTGGGGAAGATTTAAATGAATGGCTCGCAGTCAACAGTATCTCTCGCTTCCCCTCTTTCTTTTTACCCACATACACCTGGATAGCACATTCTGCATAAATCGTTCAATATATTTGTAAAACTTTGTATATAATCTATCTATGATTATTCTACTTAAGTATAACTGTGCTGTTACTTACAGTCATAACTGTGTTGGATCTTTTTCAGCTGTGGATTTCTTCAATCAGGTGAATCTGCTCTATGGTACCCTGACTGAGTTTTGTACTCCTGAGAACTGTCCTACAATGACTGCAGGCCCTAAGTACGATATATAAAACTTGATTCCTTTTGCTTTTTTCAATAAATTAGTTGTACAAAttgtaaatttaaatattttattatgctGTATGCCTATGTCATGTTTGTATCTATTTGGTGGTATTAAAAGTGTTTCCATCAGATAATGGATGGATGAGTTAAGTCTCCAAGGAATTCAGATAAATCAAGACCCCGTTGACTTATTTAGgctcttttatttctttaaaacatACATGTAAAttgcatttaatttatttatttacttatttaaatatatataatatgcaaAATGTTATTGAAATATGATGTCTGAATATGTAGCATGAACTTGTCTATTTCATGGGAGGACAATGAGCTATGCATTATGTTTTCATTGATTTCATTAATCCTAGTATTTGTTGTTGTTTCCATTATCATTGTCAGTTCGATTTAACTGGTCACAATAATTTGAATTTTTCCTTATATTGTTCAAAGGTCGGTAGAAAGAAATAAAGTATGTTTAGAATGTTTTTAGGAATTAAAAGTCCATGTAGTCATTTGATTTTGTCCAATGATTAGcttttagttttcatgtttggTTCTTTTACCTTGCACTGTCTGATCAATCAGTTTAATAATGCTTGTGCACCTTAATTTAGTCTACTCATTTTTAATAATCTTTGAAAGCATATTTCTTGGGTTTTCAGTAGTTGATTATGTGCCATCTTACAAAACTTTACAGGTATGAATATAGATGGGCAGATGGCGTGCAAATCAAGAAACCTATCGAGGTTTCTGCCCCAAAATATGTCGAATATCTAATGGACTGGATTGAAACACAACTTGATGATGAATCGATATTTCCTCAAAAACTGGGTAAAATCTTCAATTCTCTGTGATGAAGTCTGACTCGGACTAGAGAAAGATATTTGTTTATCTATGTATGATGACAACAGTGATGATTAAactttaatatatgaaattactTGCCTCTTATCTATCCGGAATATGTTTATACATGTCATTGCACACTTGAAATTTGCTAGGTGCACCATTTCCTCCAAACTTCAAAGATGTAGTGAAGACAATATTCAAAAGACTGTTCCGAGTATATGCCCACATCTATCACTCTCACTTTCAGAAAATTGTGAGCCTTAAGGAGGAAGCCCATTTGAACACATGCTTTAAGCATTTCATACTTTTTACTTGTGTAAGTCTTTTTCTGCTTCTGCttgatatacatacatatatatatatattattctctGCCCTTCCactatttatctattttatacaaatttaaataGCATTTAAATCAGGGCCAATAACTTAAAGATGTTTGATGCAAATTCCACAACAGTTAGTTGATGGTTCTTTTAAATCATAGCTAAATATAAGCTTGCCATTATTTTCTGAATAACAGTCATGATTTCTTGCCATATATGTATCATGGTTTTCAGAGAAGAATCTGTTacagtgaccaaaacaaaaacggAATATGGTTTTAGTTGTGGAAAGAGAGATGGGCTAAAATACCTTTTGTTCTTGAAGTAACAAGAGGGCACACTAGAGTCTCAAGTTTCACCGTTTAAGATATTAACCTCAATCTTCACCACCCGAGTTAAGGGCCAGATGACAAGAGTTGAAATGTTCTTTGTATCTTTTAGATCTCTGAAACATTCTTGTAAGAGGCTGGAATTCATGCTTAGTTGAGTAGGAAGTTGTTGGGTTTAATTGAGATTGTTGCTTTGGATGTGCAGGAATTTGGGCTGATTGACAAGAAAGAGCTAGCTCCACTTCAAGAGCTCATTGAATCCATCATAGTCCCCTACTAATTACAGGACTGGACTTTGGAGATCCTGATgatgtttctttcttcttttcttttctttttttctctctttattttagggatgcaaagtcaaataaattaagAGACTGTTATAGCAGACGACTTAAGAAACAAGTGTCTCTAATTTATATCTGTGTTATAAATGCAAGTTCATATGTCATGTTCCTTGAATGCCTTGCCTTACATCTAGCATTTTCGAAAAGAAAGCAGCTTGCCCTTGAAAGTTATCAGTGtcttaatttccatttaattattCTTCTTATACTTGTTGGACAAATTGCAAGTGAATTAATAAGTTTATGTGTAAAATTTTCTTTagctttattttaattaattgatattGATTTTAATCGGAATCGTTAACAtaattataaattcaaaaaatatatctaTTATAGAGAAAGCTAATAGGTTGCTTGGTAGGCACTTGGAATGGCGCGATAATCAAGTATCCTTCGTGTTAGGCTTATAACACAGAATAATGAATGGTCCTAAGCAGATGATTACCTCGATCCACTCGTTTGCTGCCCATCTTTTTCTTTACCTAAAAACCTTCCCCTTTGCCATTTCCGGCCACGGAAACGAACTGAAGATTGAACACCAAACATTTTAAACTTTACCCCTCCACACATAACAATCTATTTGGACTGGAAAAGCTAACCATTTAAACACATgactttttaatcaaatttatgaTATTTCACACCTTTCTTTGATTTCTAGTAATACTAGTAACATGGGTTGggacattttcaaatatttatagtgtttcaataactataaatggatggatgtaattaatcaaaagttatattatttaattttttgaaaaagaattataactatttaaataatattatttgaatagttataatattaaatgaataattatgtgtttattttaaagacattattcaAAAAGACACCTATtaaaagatgtctctatgaagagacatgaaaattcttataaatagaaatgagatttcatttggaagacacatcaacaaattctaatatttttatttccttccttcattttctaatattattagattattctataaagtggaaattgagtttcttgttatacattgctcagtgtgTAATGGgttattctcgtcagtgcaaaacatAAATAGTCATTGGCTctattgtatcctcgaggttaatttgcttggaactcatttacacaccgaagataggtgagggcgaatataaccttaaagatagtgacttGACACACGCCTTGGAGctttgtcctatttcttctttttatgTTCGAGTTCCGTTCTTGTGTGTTAGAATTAAGTGGCCCgaatctttatttaaataaaatacagtagtaaaataaaataaaagtaaaatccctatagaactatacttcttttattttattttagaataaggttttttaaaccttattaaaatccatctatttgatattgattagaatgagatgtttcaatcttactacactcctattagaatatggttttacaagcctataaatagacatagtctactcctcttgtaattattcaaattcgacattgtgaattatcttctcctctacccgtgatttttttccgaaagggtttccacgtaaaatctgtgttctttatttttctctctgtTTTTCTTTACGATAAATTGTCATTACTGACGTTCTATTTTTTTTCAGTGTGttcgaaattttttttactaGAGATTTGGACTAACATGTAGCTTTGGGAGAGATGGAGAAAGAGTGGTGATGGTGGTAAGACAAACTTACAAGGTCATGTAAGTTTCCTTTCAAAGAAACGGGGTCCTTTAATTCCAAAAAGtgtgagaaaaaaaaaagccttGGTTGCAGCAGTAAACCCACCCATGCATCAACCTTAGTTACCATCATGAAAGACGAACTCTTGGACTTGGAGACTGCATCGTCTTCTTATCAACTCATCTAATTATCTTAACTTTGGCTTCTTTTGGATGACCAGTTAGCTCCATTTCAGTGTGTttgaactatttttttaattcaatctcattGATGAGGTGTTTGGATAATACCTGCAGTTGTTCACTGAACTGATTCTCATTGTGCTGCACCTCCAGTTGCTCACTGATGCTTTTTGCTTCAGTGCACTCAATGTAGgccttttttctaattttacccATGgccctttctattttttttaacattttctttcccttttaatatttgaaaagccCAAGCAATTTATCTCTAGATTAGGTTGGATAAATccttatattatataataaattaataaatattataatttataggATAATAAGTAAATAACAATTAAGGTGTTTTAAGGTTATAactatcatttaaataaatacaaatatgataatttataggataataaataaaatatcaaaagatacattttaatattttattaaatgaatttataaattcacatactttaataattttataaaagtaaaataatttaaaaaacttttgatatatatcaattctaatttgATGTCCTTAAAAGTAATTTTCTATTCTCACTTCACCGTCACAGCTgtatttgaatccaaacacatacTCCACCGTTGTTTCTAATTTCaccgctacagtatccaatctcactaCTACAATAACTAATCTCATCGCCACtactgtttttaacctcaccggagctaAATACactgcccatccaaactaagcctttaTATAATTTTCTATTACGATTGAAGAGTTAAAAGtcaatatatataaacaacatCAACCATTAAAGTAACAATTTTTTTCTCTCCCTTGTTGGTTTCCTAATTTATTATCTTTATTTCAAATACTAAATTTTTGTTGAAACTCTACATATACTGTTAAAATatgttgttgattttttttatagaggAAAAGAAAATCAGAATTAGTTAGCCCTCATATTACAACTTTctctattataaatatattataaacaaTAATTGGAGGAACATCATATTCACTATGATAAATGATGGAACGCAAGGCCAATTTAACTAGCTCAtctgtcactttgttaagctcTCATGGCACGTGATTAATCAGAACCAACCAATATTGTGATATAAATCCTTTAATTCTTCTAGAAATTGGCAAACTCTCCTCTTCACTTTCTTTAAGAATGTCGATTGCTTCCTTGCAGTCTACTTCCAACACAACTTTCGTAGCACCCCTCTCCTATGTGATCGAAAGTCCCTCATAGGCTCCTTATAATTCTAATTTGATGTCCTTAAAAGTTATCTTCTATTCTCACTTCACCGTCATAGCTacatttgaatccaaacacatacTCCACTTCTGTTTCTAATTTCACCGCTACAATATCCAATTTCACTACTAtaataactaatctcaccgccactgttgtttttaacctcaccggaacTAAatacaccgcccatccaaactaagcctttaTATAATTTTCTATTACGATTGAAGAGTTAAGtcaatatatataaacaacatCAACCATTAAAGTAACAATTTTTTTCTCTCCCTTGTTGGTTTCCTAAATTATTATCTTTATTTCAAATACTAAATTTTTGTTGAAACTCTACATAtactgtttatttttttatagaagaaaagaaaatcagaATTAGTTAGCCCTCACATTACAACTTTctctattataaatatattataaacaaTAATCGGAGGAACATCATATTCACTATGATAAATGGTGGAATGCAAGGCCAATCTAACTAGCTCAtctgtcactttgttaagctcTCATGGCACGTGATTAATCAGAACCAACCAATATTGTGATATAAGTCCTTTAATTCTTCTAGAAATTGGCAAACTCTCCTCTTCACTTTCTTTAAGAATGTCGATTGCTTCCTTGCAATCCACTTCCAACACAACTTTCGTAGCACCCCTCTCCTATATGATTGAAAGTCTCTCATAGGCTCCTCATAATTTTACCTCCGATATGAGACATAAGTCAATCTTTTTTTTGCTAAAACCTCAAATCCAGCAATCATCATGatttcatgtaatattttctattGTCGTTATAGAGTTAAAACTTAATATTGATGTATCCATATTAACTTTAAAccatctaaaatttaaaaaacaccTTGCAAGGCAATAAAACTCTTAATCATACTAcctctcattttttttaattatcttctGACTATGTATAAAAACATTTCATTTCTTAATAGTTTTAGGGGAAAACAAACACATACACACACAAAAATATAGATAATGACAATTTTACACATTATTGGGTGACGCGTGAATAATCATTTCGTCCATCCAAATTTATATGCTGATACTGACATGGGACCATACATATTACTTTGAAATGCTTTAGGCGCTAGGACTTATTTGTAATTAAGCTATTTACTAGTGGCCTAAATATTTGCCCTTGTTTCCCCCTTAAAACAGATCCAACCCAGCAGCGCAGCCCCAAAAAGAAAGTAAAGTAAACTTGGAAGTCAGCCCTCCTTCTCATTTAAATTTGGCAAAGCGTCACGGTTCTAAAGATACCTCATACCCCACTTACCCAATCATAATCAGACACGTGGAGTCGTATTTGTTCGCGCTCCCCTTTTTTACACTTACGTGGGATCTCTCAATCTCAAATCCATCGTCCGTTAGAATCTTTTCTTCAATTGCGTCGTCGGCATTTCCACTCCACACCATCGCCGATCCCCCCCAATACCGCGTTAGGTCTCTCCCCAGATTCCCCCCACCCCcgttatcattattttttattttaataatattcttatcagtaaattaaaaccaaacatttcatttttttctcattgttccattttctttttctctcaaattACGGTTTTATATTTCTTCTTCAATTGTCTTCTCTGAAGTTCACTTGATCCTGCTTGCTTTtatctctttgttttttttttaaactttactGTTTTCTACTTTTTCTTTTGTCGTCTATTCGTCATAGATTCGCTTTTGCGATTCTCGAGTTCACCGGAAATGTGGAAGCCGAATACTCGGATTCTTTGAGAAATGATAATTACGAAACATTGATTTGCTGATTTCTAGATTTGGAAGGTAAAGTGAGAGATGATAAGAGATCAAATGACTTAGGCGGCACTACTCTAGTGGAAGCAAGGATTACGATCTAAGCTTCCAAGTTTGCTTAGGAGGAAATTCGGTTGTTTTTGGTGGAATTTTTGAGAGGGCTGAAATGTCGAAGGTGGTGTACGAAGGATGGATGGTGAGATATGGAAGAAGGAAGATCGGCCGATCTTTCATACACATGCGATATTTCGTACTCGAAAATCGACTTTTGGCTTATTACAAGAGAAAGCCACAAGAtactcaggtgttttattattatttttagagttcTTAATTTTGTCTAGGTTcttaaattaaacatgttattGAAGCTTTTTacggtttttttaaaattttgaaatcgtTTTTTTGGGATCGGAGAAGAGAGAAAATGCTTATTTAGAATGTTAGtgcaattatattttattttaatttttaataatagaacTTGTGCCGCTGGCGCTGCTATGCTTTTAGTAAAAGGAGGAGCATCTTTGTTTACAAAGGTGTCTAAAATCTCTGGGTTACTTCACTGTTTAGGGAAAAGAGAACAGAGtaatttttattttcgtttttcttTTGAAAAGGCTGTTTCATTTGACTATTCGCTCCCCCCCCCCCGGGGGTCTCATTTAGGTTCCAATCAAGACCCTGTTGATAGACGGAAACTGTAGAGTGGAGGATCGAGGCTTGAAGACACACCATGGACATGTGAGTTTCCCGTTTTATATGTGTTTGCCTGTTTTTGTGTTATAATGATAATGACAGTACAAAAACAATGCTTTCGATGGCTGAGAACTTAGACTGTCCAACTTCGTACATTCATCGTGTACACATGCATGTACTCGAGTGTGTGTATAAACATATTGTTAAGTCATGAATAATTATCCATTTCTCTTGCTAAAGATAACTTTGTGTTTTCTATTACCGACTGTTATTGATTTAGGACTCTCCTATTGACCAATTGTAGTTTTATGCTTTGCTGAATATATTTTACTgctcttttcttccttttctctcttttcatcCAGACTCATGCATGCTCTTATTGCCTCAGTTTTTGCATGACAGTTCTTGTAATCCACTGTAATGTTCCATTAGCATTTATGCTCTGGTGCATGATGAAATGTATTCGTTTAGATGGAACACTCATTTATACTTTATTTTAACTTGCTCACAGTTTATGTTTTGCAGATGCTTTATGTTTTGTCTGTTTACAACAAGAAGGAGAAGTACCACAGAATCACGGTTTGttgttttcattttccttttctttaatgGATATAGTAAATGAATACGCATTCTTTGATGCTTAATAACCTGAGCTTGCTTGATTGGTTATTCAATTTGGAGAAATTGAAACAAGTTCTTGGCATCTTCTCTCTTAGGCTTGCCACTATGAGGGGAGGGTGTAGGAATGGATCCCTTGCTATTTATACTTTGCCAAATTAACAGTGGTTTTTTTGCGAGCTCTATGCTGAAGGACTTAAGTCACATTATCAAATGGTGGTGTTGCACTCGCTTTTACCATATAGACATTATCAAATAGTTGAGTTAAACGCTATTTTTTGAGTTCCGAACTTCAATTTATTGTTATATGGGAGTGAAAGCTTTTCATGATGGAATTAGATTGGTATCTGTTTAGAAGTGATACTATCCATTGTGTTTCTCTTTGATTGTGCAAGCAAAACTGACACATGTTTCAGATTTACTATGTGGCCTCTTTGACCCGTGTTCATTTTCAGTTTTCGCAGTCTTTGTGTCCTATATATCCTTTTGTGAAATCTTATGCTCTTGAATATTGGGAACCTAAAATAAGTCATGTTTGTATACTTCTTTCTAGATGGCAGCATTCAACATCCAGGAAGTCCTAATATGGAAGGAAAAAATAGAGTCTGTAATTGATCAGGTGCATATCCCGCTTTTTGCATGTTTTGGATTTGCATTGTGAACTTGCTTTCTTTATCAACTTCTGTCACAATGGTTTAGGGTCACAGTTTTCTTTACTGAATTGAATGTGTTTTCTTTATATGTTAACCTGTTAGCCAGACTGTTTCAATT from Gossypium hirsutum isolate 1008001.06 chromosome D12, Gossypium_hirsutum_v2.1, whole genome shotgun sequence includes these protein-coding regions:
- the LOC107946646 gene encoding MOB kinase activator-like 1A; its protein translation is MSLFGLGRNQRTFRPKKSAPSGSKGAQLKKHIDATLGSGNLREAVRLPPGEDLNEWLAVNTVDFFNQVNLLYGTLTEFCTPENCPTMTAGPKYEYRWADGVQIKKPIEVSAPKYVEYLMDWIETQLDDESIFPQKLGAPFPPNFKDVVKTIFKRLFRVYAHIYHSHFQKIVSLKEEAHLNTCFKHFILFTCEFGLIDKKELAPLQELIESIIVPY